One Synechococcus sp. JA-2-3B'a(2-13) genomic window carries:
- a CDS encoding RNA-guided endonuclease InsQ/TnpB family protein, whose translation MSQTISVRCKLIVPQELRQEIDRTLQGFANACNQILDTAKQKNCWNTAKLHHLVYRPVRAATGLKANHVCQALRRVISNAKAVKQVHKFRPTSLTLDARTFKYRESDQAVGVTLMSGRVWLKLKIGGYQIALLRGQTPTSATLSKTKQGDYYINIAVELDTPPTGKTPKVIGVDLGRRDIATASNGRSWSGEHIQAVRDRFSRVRAKVQSKRTRSSRRLLRRLSGRERRYQTWLNHNISKTLVRDAQAIGAALAFEDLTGIRECLNQKPRSKAERRRTNNWAFYQLRMFVAYKAAIAGVPVVLVPPAYTSQTCHKCLHIHPERGKSYRNGKSFKCGHCGWEGDADHNASLVIAALGATVNSPEIPKLSCPLGPLGIGIKPAPCA comes from the coding sequence ATGAGCCAGACTATCTCTGTACGTTGCAAGCTGATAGTCCCACAAGAGTTGCGTCAAGAAATTGACCGCACTTTGCAGGGCTTTGCGAATGCTTGCAACCAGATTCTCGACACCGCCAAACAAAAGAACTGCTGGAACACCGCCAAGCTGCACCACTTGGTCTATCGACCGGTAAGGGCAGCAACGGGGCTGAAAGCCAACCACGTCTGTCAGGCGCTCCGTCGGGTGATTAGCAATGCCAAGGCGGTGAAGCAAGTCCACAAGTTCCGCCCCACCAGTCTGACTTTGGACGCTCGTACTTTTAAGTACCGAGAGTCCGACCAAGCCGTGGGCGTGACCCTGATGAGCGGACGGGTTTGGCTCAAGCTCAAGATTGGCGGTTATCAAATCGCTTTGCTGCGGGGGCAAACGCCCACCAGCGCTACTCTGTCCAAGACCAAGCAAGGGGACTACTACATCAACATTGCTGTTGAGCTGGATACTCCCCCAACTGGCAAAACTCCAAAGGTAATCGGAGTTGACTTGGGCAGACGGGATATCGCCACCGCCAGCAACGGACGCTCTTGGAGTGGAGAGCACATCCAGGCCGTCCGTGACCGGTTCAGCCGTGTACGCGCCAAGGTTCAATCCAAACGCACTCGCAGCTCTAGGAGGCTGCTGAGAAGGCTCTCTGGGAGAGAACGGCGCTACCAGACATGGCTGAACCATAACATCAGCAAAACCTTGGTCAGGGATGCCCAGGCTATTGGTGCGGCACTGGCTTTTGAGGACTTGACGGGCATTCGAGAGTGCCTGAATCAGAAACCTCGGAGCAAAGCCGAACGGCGCAGGACTAACAACTGGGCGTTCTACCAGCTCAGGATGTTTGTGGCCTACAAGGCTGCCATTGCTGGGGTGCCTGTGGTACTGGTTCCGCCTGCCTATACCAGTCAGACCTGCCACAAATGCCTGCACATCCACCCTGAGCGGGGCAAGTCCTACCGTAATGGTAAGTCGTTCAAGTGTGGACATTGTGGGTGGGAAGGGGACGCTGACCATAATGCTTCTCTTGTAATTGCTGCTCTTGGGGCGACTGTAAACTCGCCTGAAATTCCGAAACTTAGCTGCCCTCTGGGGCCGCTAGGGATTGGGATAAAGCCCGCACCCTGCGCATAG
- a CDS encoding DUF561 domain-containing protein, with the protein MTTASHAALFDALAQRRALKIISGLQNFDLQSVLSITRAAQQGGATWVDIAASPELVQRVRAQIDLPICVSAVEPQQLAAAVQAGADMAEIGNYDSFYPSGRIFSAAEVLDLTRRTRSLLPRTLLSVTVPHTLPLNQQAELAEKLEDLGADLIQTEGSTSAEPVHGGSLGLIEKAAPTLAAAYEISRVVSVPVICASGLSTVTVRLAIAAGASGVGVGKAVSRLQDEVAMVAQVRALVEALGGSRIPALV; encoded by the coding sequence ATGACCACTGCCTCTCACGCTGCTCTTTTCGACGCTCTGGCCCAACGTCGGGCCCTCAAGATCATCAGCGGTCTACAAAACTTCGACCTGCAGTCGGTTCTGAGCATCACCCGCGCCGCCCAACAGGGAGGGGCCACTTGGGTGGATATCGCTGCCAGCCCCGAATTGGTGCAGCGGGTACGCGCCCAGATCGATCTGCCCATCTGTGTGTCGGCGGTGGAGCCGCAGCAGTTGGCCGCAGCCGTACAGGCAGGAGCAGACATGGCCGAGATCGGCAATTACGACAGCTTCTACCCTTCAGGCCGCATCTTCTCCGCAGCGGAAGTCCTAGACCTTACCCGCCGAACCCGCTCTCTTCTGCCCCGCACGCTCTTGTCGGTAACCGTTCCCCACACTCTGCCTCTGAATCAACAGGCAGAATTGGCCGAGAAACTGGAGGATCTGGGAGCCGATCTCATCCAAACCGAGGGCAGCACCAGTGCCGAGCCGGTTCACGGGGGATCCCTGGGCCTGATCGAGAAGGCTGCCCCCACCCTGGCCGCCGCCTATGAAATTAGCCGTGTGGTCTCGGTACCGGTTATCTGCGCTTCCGGCCTCTCGACGGTAACAGTGCGCTTGGCCATTGCTGCCGGCGCTTCAGGTGTAGGGGTGGGCAAAGCTGTCAGCCGGCTCCAGGATGAAGTGGCCATGGTGGCTCAAGTGCGGGCATTGGTGGAGGCCTTGGGAGGATCTCGGATCCCTGCCCTTGTCTAG
- the speB gene encoding agmatinase, with protein MQAIMYRSPFPFLGLPEPDPEMAQAILLPVPYEATTSYGKGTAKGPQALLQASAYVEIYDEVRDRQPALHPDFSEEISRYWTAPPVELEGLGSSAQELAMAEIQRRAAEWVRPGRFLLSIGGEHSISGPLIAAHLAHYPELHVLQIDAHCDLRDSYEGSRYSHASAMARVVEQVGSRLTQVGIRSICAEDRQAIRERRLHTFFAHSLHTKPAQEWIPEVIATLGPQVYLTVDVDGLDPAVVPATGTPEPGGLGWWETVELIRALGQQRQIVGADVVELSVTGERETDRRSAFTVAKLAYQILAAALG; from the coding sequence TTGCAAGCCATCATGTATCGCTCTCCCTTCCCCTTCCTGGGCCTGCCTGAGCCGGATCCGGAGATGGCCCAAGCAATTCTCCTGCCCGTCCCCTACGAGGCCACCACCTCCTATGGCAAAGGCACCGCCAAAGGCCCTCAGGCGCTGTTGCAGGCTTCTGCCTATGTGGAGATCTACGACGAGGTACGGGATCGCCAGCCAGCTCTTCACCCCGACTTCTCGGAAGAGATCTCCCGCTACTGGACGGCCCCCCCGGTGGAGTTGGAAGGTCTGGGATCTTCCGCCCAGGAGCTGGCTATGGCCGAAATCCAGCGTCGCGCTGCCGAGTGGGTGAGACCGGGGCGGTTCCTGCTTTCCATTGGTGGGGAGCACTCCATCAGCGGGCCCCTGATTGCTGCCCACCTGGCCCATTATCCGGAGCTGCACGTCCTGCAAATCGATGCCCACTGCGACCTGAGAGATAGCTACGAGGGATCCCGCTATTCCCATGCTTCTGCCATGGCCCGCGTGGTGGAGCAAGTGGGCAGCCGCCTCACCCAAGTGGGGATCCGCTCCATCTGCGCCGAAGACCGCCAGGCCATTCGCGAGCGCCGTCTGCACACCTTTTTTGCCCACAGCTTGCACACCAAGCCAGCCCAGGAGTGGATCCCAGAGGTGATCGCCACCTTGGGCCCCCAGGTTTACCTGACGGTGGATGTGGATGGGCTGGATCCCGCTGTGGTGCCGGCCACCGGTACCCCCGAACCCGGCGGCTTGGGCTGGTGGGAGACGGTGGAGCTGATCCGGGCGCTAGGACAGCAACGGCAAATTGTCGGCGCCGATGTGGTCGAGCTGTCGGTCACGGGGGAACGGGAAACCGATCGCCGCAGCGCCTTCACGGTCGCCAAACTGGCCTATCAGATCTTGGCTGCGGCCTTGGGTTAA
- a CDS encoding prohibitin family protein — protein sequence MKSAHPRRPAFELPALSWIPLVGGALLLILLATLLQCLVVVPAGTRAVVFNSLTGLKPQPLGEGLHLLLPLVETPIFYDVRTQTYTMASQRSENQGDDALKVLSADGQQISLDVSVRFRLDPDQVAHLHQTIGPSYVDKVIRPEVRTVVRNELALHRAIAVFSEEREQIQENVERQLSSIFAENDLILQNVLLRNVRFSDQFQTAIEQKQIAEQEKERERFLVEKAELEKQRLVILAEGEAQAIRLQGEALKQNPEVVQLDYARKLAPGTRVIISRPDPWQR from the coding sequence GTGAAATCGGCCCACCCCCGTCGTCCTGCTTTTGAACTTCCCGCTTTGTCCTGGATTCCCTTGGTGGGTGGGGCATTGCTGCTGATCCTCTTGGCCACCTTGCTGCAGTGCTTGGTGGTGGTGCCTGCCGGCACACGGGCCGTGGTGTTCAACTCCCTGACGGGGCTGAAGCCGCAGCCGCTGGGAGAAGGGCTGCACCTCCTGCTGCCGCTGGTGGAAACGCCTATCTTCTACGACGTGCGCACCCAAACCTACACTATGGCCTCTCAACGCTCCGAAAACCAGGGGGATGATGCGTTGAAAGTGCTCAGCGCCGACGGCCAGCAGATCTCCCTCGATGTCTCGGTGCGCTTTCGCTTGGATCCCGACCAAGTGGCCCACCTGCACCAGACCATTGGCCCTTCCTACGTGGACAAAGTGATTCGCCCAGAGGTGCGGACGGTGGTGCGCAATGAACTGGCTTTGCACCGCGCCATCGCCGTTTTCTCGGAAGAACGCGAGCAGATCCAGGAAAATGTGGAGCGGCAGCTCTCCAGCATTTTTGCTGAGAATGACCTGATCTTGCAAAACGTGCTGCTGCGCAATGTCCGCTTCTCCGACCAATTCCAAACGGCCATCGAGCAAAAGCAAATTGCCGAGCAAGAGAAAGAGCGGGAACGCTTCCTCGTGGAAAAAGCAGAGCTGGAAAAACAACGATTGGTGATCCTGGCAGAAGGAGAAGCCCAAGCCATTCGCCTCCAGGGGGAAGCCCTGAAGCAAAACCCAGAAGTGGTGCAGTTGGACTACGCGCGCAAACTGGCGCCCGGCACCCGCGTGATCATCTCCCGACCGGATCCCTGGCAGCGGTAG
- a CDS encoding YggS family pyridoxal phosphate-dependent enzyme — protein sequence MPLDEQLIHSRIQAIRAQIPDHVEIMAVSKGYSADHIRAAYRAGIRHFGESRVQEAAVKQGQLQDLTGIVWHLIGHLQTNKVKPALKQFAWIDSVDSLRLAKLINQKAWELHLTPKLCLQVKLAPDPNKFGWLIPDLLQSLPELNQLLQVQIVGLMTILPLGLSSEAALDLFRKLAELADYIQRSGYEHLQVHTLSMGMSDDYLLAVAAGSNLIRLGRALFADAEQE from the coding sequence ATGCCCCTTGACGAGCAGCTCATCCACAGCCGCATTCAGGCCATCCGAGCCCAGATCCCAGACCATGTGGAGATCATGGCAGTGAGCAAAGGCTACAGTGCCGACCACATCCGCGCCGCCTATCGGGCTGGGATCCGCCACTTTGGGGAGAGTCGAGTGCAAGAAGCCGCCGTCAAACAAGGGCAACTGCAGGATCTGACCGGCATTGTTTGGCACTTAATTGGGCATCTGCAGACCAACAAAGTCAAACCGGCCCTCAAGCAATTTGCCTGGATCGACAGCGTCGATAGCTTGCGCCTGGCCAAGCTGATCAACCAAAAAGCCTGGGAGCTGCACCTCACCCCCAAGCTTTGCCTGCAGGTTAAATTGGCTCCGGATCCCAATAAGTTCGGCTGGCTCATCCCCGATCTGTTGCAGAGCCTCCCCGAACTGAACCAACTGCTGCAGGTGCAAATTGTGGGCCTGATGACCATTTTGCCTTTGGGCTTGAGCTCAGAGGCGGCCCTAGACCTGTTTCGCAAGCTGGCCGAACTGGCCGATTACATCCAGCGCAGCGGCTATGAACATCTGCAGGTGCACACCCTCTCCATGGGCATGTCCGACGATTACCTCCTGGCGGTGGCAGCAGGCTCTAACTTGATCCGACTGGGGCGTGCTTTGTTTGCCGACGCCGAGCAGGAATAG
- a CDS encoding cell division protein SepF encodes MEGQDDYQLLYEGRRSQPAAPPEEEEVSTLPRGRRQRGVEAGEGSAGREESRGHRRSQHRDRSAGGSMGSNVIGLPGVNPPTSEVVVMEPRSFDEMAQVIQYLRERKTVIMNLTLMDPAEAQRSVDFVAGGTYAIDGHQERIGENIFLFTPSTVMVSTPSSQVVQPLQRPLQSPTPLWPSTYEHLQAVGQH; translated from the coding sequence ATGGAAGGGCAGGATGATTACCAACTGCTCTACGAGGGACGCCGTTCCCAACCGGCTGCTCCCCCCGAAGAGGAGGAAGTGAGTACCCTTCCGCGAGGGCGGCGGCAACGGGGAGTGGAAGCGGGGGAGGGCTCTGCCGGTCGAGAAGAGTCGCGGGGCCATCGGCGCAGTCAGCATCGGGATCGCTCAGCAGGGGGCAGTATGGGGAGCAACGTGATTGGATTACCGGGCGTAAACCCACCCACCAGTGAAGTGGTGGTGATGGAGCCGCGCAGCTTCGATGAGATGGCTCAGGTTATCCAGTACCTACGGGAGCGCAAGACGGTGATCATGAACTTGACCCTGATGGATCCCGCTGAGGCGCAGCGCTCTGTGGATTTCGTTGCCGGCGGCACCTACGCCATCGATGGCCACCAAGAGCGCATCGGAGAGAACATTTTTTTGTTCACCCCCAGCACGGTGATGGTTTCCACCCCCAGTAGCCAAGTGGTGCAGCCGCTGCAGCGCCCTTTGCAAAGCCCTACCCCCCTCTGGCCCAGCACCTATGAGCATCTGCAGGCAGTAGGTCAGCACTAG
- the proC gene encoding pyrroline-5-carboxylate reductase yields the protein MERPLLSVIGGGAMGSALLRRWVAVGVYPAAQVALREPDLDKAVALQQELGIRLLADPSQAGESEILFLAVKPQLFPTVVAEMGRLSATELVISIMAGIPLQQLQQAFPKQKVVRTMPNTPALVGAGITAISYGPGVTPMQVEQVEKLFRAVGEVVTVAESQMDAVTALSGSGPGYLAVILEGLIDGGVQVGLPRPIATQLALQTLAGTAALLQQENLHPAVLKDRVTSPGGTTIAGIQALEQAGVRGALMQAVRAAYERSCQLQGS from the coding sequence ATGGAGCGGCCACTGCTAAGTGTTATCGGGGGTGGAGCCATGGGATCCGCCCTGCTGCGGCGTTGGGTAGCTGTGGGAGTTTATCCCGCAGCGCAGGTGGCCTTGCGGGAGCCTGATCTGGATAAGGCTGTGGCCCTGCAGCAGGAGCTGGGTATCCGATTGTTGGCGGATCCATCCCAGGCGGGAGAGTCTGAGATTCTGTTTCTGGCCGTTAAACCGCAGCTCTTCCCGACGGTGGTGGCTGAGATGGGCCGGCTGTCCGCCACAGAGCTGGTGATCTCGATTATGGCCGGGATCCCCTTGCAGCAGTTGCAGCAGGCTTTTCCCAAGCAAAAGGTGGTGCGCACGATGCCCAACACGCCGGCGCTGGTGGGGGCGGGCATAACGGCCATCAGCTACGGGCCAGGGGTGACGCCTATGCAGGTGGAGCAGGTGGAGAAGCTGTTTCGCGCGGTGGGCGAGGTGGTGACGGTGGCCGAAAGCCAGATGGATGCGGTGACGGCACTTTCGGGTTCCGGGCCGGGGTATCTGGCGGTGATTCTGGAAGGGCTGATCGACGGAGGGGTACAGGTGGGGCTGCCGCGTCCCATTGCTACCCAGTTGGCCCTGCAGACCTTGGCGGGTACTGCTGCCCTCTTGCAGCAAGAAAATCTGCACCCTGCCGTTCTCAAAGACCGGGTCACCAGTCCAGGGGGGACGACCATTGCCGGGATCCAAGCCTTGGAGCAGGCGGGGGTGCGGGGAGCCCTGATGCAGGCAGTGCGAGCGGCCTACGAGCGCTCTTGCCAGTTACAGGGATCCTAG
- a CDS encoding NAD(P)/FAD-dependent oxidoreductase: MNRICILGGGFGGLYTALELSRQPWPEPPQITLVDRQERFVFAPLLYELLTGEMEDWEVAPRFQDLLPPGSVQFRRGSVQAIDPQARRVELEDGQSLEYDALVLALGGETPLESVPGAAEFAFPFRTLADAQRLRAHLKALEDRDPAQPVALAIAGAGASGVELACKLADRLGWRGRIRLIELGSQILSGFALSSREAAQEALAQRRVQVELQTKVLGIEALGENGAPPFHLQLQRLETQEIATDLVDAVLWTVGTRPAAVIANLDLPKTERGRLQVLSTLQTPTFPEIFALGDAAAVVDAEGKPVPATAQAAFQQAGYCAWNLWALLTQERPLLPFRYFSLGEMLSLGVDTAVLSALGGLTLTGPLGYLARRTAYLVRLPTLEHQLKVGWNWITRPLWQGLLAR; the protein is encoded by the coding sequence ATGAATCGCATTTGCATTCTTGGGGGCGGCTTTGGCGGGTTGTACACAGCTTTGGAACTGAGCCGGCAACCCTGGCCAGAACCACCCCAGATCACCTTGGTCGATCGGCAGGAGCGGTTCGTCTTTGCCCCCCTGCTTTATGAGCTGCTCACCGGAGAAATGGAAGACTGGGAGGTGGCCCCCCGTTTTCAAGATCTGCTGCCCCCGGGATCGGTGCAGTTTCGCCGCGGATCTGTCCAGGCCATTGACCCTCAAGCCCGCCGCGTGGAGCTGGAAGATGGGCAGAGCTTGGAGTACGACGCGCTGGTGCTGGCGCTGGGGGGAGAAACCCCTCTGGAGAGCGTTCCGGGAGCGGCGGAGTTTGCTTTTCCCTTTCGCACCCTGGCAGATGCTCAGCGGCTGCGCGCCCACCTGAAGGCGTTGGAAGACCGGGATCCGGCTCAGCCTGTGGCTCTGGCCATTGCAGGAGCAGGGGCTAGTGGCGTGGAATTGGCCTGCAAATTGGCGGATCGGCTGGGCTGGCGGGGACGGATCCGCCTCATCGAGTTGGGATCCCAAATCTTGTCCGGCTTTGCTCTCTCCAGCCGGGAGGCGGCCCAAGAGGCGCTGGCCCAACGGCGGGTGCAGGTGGAGTTGCAAACCAAGGTCTTGGGCATCGAGGCCCTTGGCGAGAACGGCGCCCCTCCCTTCCATCTGCAGCTGCAACGGCTGGAGACCCAGGAGATCGCCACAGATCTTGTGGATGCTGTGCTGTGGACTGTCGGAACCCGACCGGCAGCGGTGATTGCCAATTTGGATCTGCCCAAAACGGAGCGGGGACGGCTACAGGTTTTGTCCACCCTACAAACCCCCACCTTCCCAGAGATCTTTGCCTTGGGAGATGCAGCAGCGGTGGTGGATGCGGAGGGCAAGCCGGTGCCGGCCACAGCCCAAGCGGCTTTTCAACAGGCCGGTTATTGCGCCTGGAACCTGTGGGCTTTGCTCACCCAGGAGCGGCCTCTCTTGCCCTTTCGCTACTTTTCTCTGGGGGAAATGCTCAGCCTGGGGGTGGATACGGCGGTGCTTTCTGCCCTTGGCGGCCTCACACTGACCGGCCCCCTGGGCTATTTGGCCCGGCGAACTGCCTATTTGGTGCGCCTGCCCACACTGGAACACCAGCTCAAGGTGGGATGGAATTGGATCACCCGCCCCCTGTGGCAAGGGCTGCTGGCCCGCTAG
- the ruvX gene encoding Holliday junction resolvase RuvX yields MSISLNYSATRDPLSALGLDVGNRRIGVAGSDRLGLLATGLGVIQRRSLSEDIAQVQEWIRRRQATVVVVGIPLLADGSVGSQARKVQRFVRALQVAVDLPIVTVNEYLSTAQAEWDLREAGIPAKAQKGLIDQQSAAVILQTWLDERRASLSEVPAWQSWGNKDYAGEV; encoded by the coding sequence ATGTCGATAAGCCTGAACTATTCTGCCACAAGGGATCCCCTTTCAGCGCTGGGGCTGGATGTAGGCAACCGCCGCATTGGCGTGGCCGGCTCCGACCGGCTGGGGCTGCTGGCTACTGGCCTGGGGGTGATCCAGCGCCGTTCCCTCTCAGAGGATATTGCCCAAGTGCAGGAGTGGATCCGCCGCCGCCAGGCCACCGTGGTGGTGGTGGGGATCCCCCTTCTGGCGGATGGGTCGGTGGGATCCCAGGCCCGCAAAGTCCAGCGGTTCGTGCGCGCTTTGCAGGTGGCCGTGGATCTTCCCATTGTTACCGTCAATGAATACCTGAGCACCGCGCAGGCGGAGTGGGATCTGCGCGAGGCAGGGATCCCGGCCAAAGCCCAGAAGGGCTTAATCGATCAGCAGTCGGCGGCGGTAATTCTCCAAACTTGGCTGGACGAGCGACGGGCTTCCCTGTCAGAAGTGCCGGCTTGGCAAAGCTGGGGCAACAAAGACTACGCTGGAGAAGTCTAG
- the ahcY gene encoding adenosylhomocysteinase: MTSATLSLPKHEVKDLNLAPLGKQRIQWAAREMPVLAQIRERFAQEKPFAGLRLVACCHITTETANLALALQAGGADSVLIASNPLSTQDDVAASLVADHGISVFALKGEDVATYRRHVQIALDHRPNLIIDDGGDVTAELVQHRQEQLSELIGTTEETTTGLVRLRAMLKAGVLSFPVMTVNDAETKHLFDNRYGTGQSTLDGILRCTNILLAGKTVVVAGYGWCAKGVAMRARGMGSQVIVTEVNPVRALEAVMDGFRVMPMEEAAALGDIFITVTGNKHVIRGEHFDRMKDGAMVCNAGHFDIEIDLVALQERAVSRQTVRPFVEEYRLQSGKSVVVLGEGRLINLAAAEGHPASVMDMSFANQALACEYLVKNRGRLAPGLHPIPLEVDEAIARLKLKAMGIQIDSLTPEQIEYGNTWTAGT; the protein is encoded by the coding sequence ATGACCAGCGCTACCCTGTCTCTCCCGAAGCATGAAGTGAAAGATCTGAACCTCGCCCCCCTGGGCAAGCAACGGATCCAGTGGGCGGCGCGGGAGATGCCGGTGCTGGCCCAGATCCGGGAGCGCTTTGCTCAAGAAAAGCCCTTTGCCGGGCTGCGCTTGGTGGCCTGCTGCCACATTACGACCGAAACGGCCAACCTGGCCCTGGCTCTACAAGCAGGGGGGGCGGATAGCGTTCTCATTGCCAGCAATCCCCTTTCCACCCAAGACGATGTGGCCGCCAGCCTGGTGGCGGACCATGGCATTTCGGTGTTTGCCCTCAAAGGAGAAGATGTGGCCACCTACCGCCGCCATGTCCAGATTGCCCTAGATCACCGCCCCAACCTGATTATCGACGATGGCGGAGATGTGACGGCGGAGCTGGTGCAGCACCGTCAGGAGCAACTGTCGGAGCTCATCGGCACCACGGAAGAGACCACCACTGGCCTGGTGCGCCTTAGGGCCATGCTCAAGGCGGGGGTGCTCAGCTTCCCGGTGATGACCGTCAACGACGCCGAGACCAAACACCTGTTCGACAACCGCTACGGCACCGGCCAATCCACCCTGGACGGGATCCTGCGCTGTACCAACATCCTTCTGGCCGGGAAGACGGTGGTGGTGGCTGGCTACGGCTGGTGCGCCAAGGGAGTGGCCATGCGGGCCCGCGGCATGGGATCCCAGGTGATTGTCACGGAAGTCAACCCGGTGCGGGCTCTGGAGGCGGTGATGGACGGCTTCCGGGTGATGCCGATGGAAGAAGCCGCTGCTCTGGGGGACATCTTCATCACCGTCACCGGCAACAAGCACGTGATTCGCGGCGAGCACTTCGACCGCATGAAGGATGGGGCGATGGTCTGCAACGCCGGCCACTTTGACATTGAAATCGACCTGGTGGCGCTGCAGGAGCGGGCCGTCTCCCGACAGACGGTGCGCCCCTTTGTGGAAGAATACCGTCTGCAGTCGGGCAAGTCAGTGGTGGTGCTGGGGGAAGGCCGCCTGATTAACTTGGCTGCTGCCGAAGGGCACCCCGCCAGCGTCATGGACATGAGCTTTGCCAACCAGGCCCTGGCCTGCGAATACCTGGTGAAAAACCGGGGCCGCTTGGCCCCAGGGCTTCACCCCATTCCTCTCGAGGTGGACGAGGCCATCGCCCGCCTCAAGCTCAAGGCCATGGGGATCCAAATCGACAGCCTCACCCCCGAGCAGATCGAGTACGGCAACACCTGGACTGCCGGGACTTGA
- a CDS encoding argininosuccinate synthase, protein MGRAKKVVLAYSGGVDTSVCIPYLKHEWGVESVVALAVDLGQGAELEAIQAKALRAGAEQSLVREAVQALITDYAFPAIQANALYEQRYPLSTALARPLIAKLLVEVAEEVGADAVAHGCTGKGNDQVRFDLAIAALNPQLKVLAPAREWGMTREETIAYGERYGIPMPVQKSSPYSIDLNILGRSAEAGILEDADREPPEEVYALTRPISQTPDEPAYVEIEFEQGIPVGLDGQRLGPKALFEQLNSLAGLHGVGRIDMIENRLVGIKSREIYECPALMVLIQAHRELESLTLTRDVIHYKYGIETTYSQLIYNGLWYSPLREALDAFIRATQKSVTGVVRMRLHKGQAVCVGRRSPYSLYNPELATYGEGDQFDHRAAEGFIYIWGLPTRVWAQVHRG, encoded by the coding sequence ATGGGACGGGCAAAGAAGGTGGTATTGGCCTATTCAGGCGGGGTGGATACTTCCGTCTGCATTCCCTATCTCAAGCACGAGTGGGGGGTGGAATCGGTGGTGGCCCTGGCAGTCGACTTGGGGCAGGGGGCGGAGCTGGAGGCCATTCAGGCCAAAGCCCTTAGGGCGGGGGCAGAGCAATCTCTGGTGCGGGAGGCTGTCCAGGCCCTCATTACCGACTATGCCTTCCCGGCCATCCAGGCCAACGCCCTCTACGAGCAGCGCTACCCCCTTTCCACGGCCCTGGCCCGACCCCTGATTGCCAAGCTGCTGGTGGAAGTGGCGGAAGAGGTGGGCGCCGATGCGGTGGCCCACGGCTGCACCGGCAAAGGCAACGACCAGGTGCGCTTTGATCTGGCTATTGCTGCTTTAAATCCCCAGCTCAAAGTGTTGGCCCCTGCCCGCGAGTGGGGGATGACCCGCGAGGAGACCATTGCCTATGGGGAGCGCTACGGGATCCCCATGCCCGTGCAGAAGTCCAGCCCCTACAGCATCGACCTCAACATTTTGGGCCGCAGCGCTGAAGCCGGCATCCTAGAAGATGCCGACCGGGAGCCGCCGGAGGAAGTGTATGCCCTCACCCGGCCTATTTCCCAGACACCCGACGAGCCCGCCTACGTGGAGATTGAGTTCGAGCAAGGGATCCCTGTCGGGCTGGATGGGCAGCGCCTTGGCCCCAAAGCCCTCTTCGAGCAGCTCAACTCCTTAGCTGGCCTGCATGGGGTGGGCCGCATCGACATGATTGAAAACCGCCTGGTGGGGATCAAGTCGCGGGAGATCTACGAGTGCCCTGCTCTAATGGTCTTGATCCAAGCCCACCGCGAGCTGGAAAGCCTCACCCTCACCCGCGATGTCATCCATTACAAGTACGGCATCGAGACCACCTACAGCCAGTTGATCTACAACGGCCTTTGGTACTCGCCGCTGCGGGAGGCTCTGGACGCCTTTATCCGCGCCACCCAGAAAAGCGTCACCGGTGTCGTGCGGATGCGGTTGCACAAGGGCCAGGCAGTCTGTGTGGGTCGTCGCTCTCCCTACTCTCTTTACAACCCAGAGCTGGCCACCTACGGGGAAGGGGATCAATTCGACCACCGCGCCGCCGAAGGCTTTATCTACATCTGGGGCCTGCCCACCCGTGTCTGGGCCCAGGTGCACCGGGGCTAG